The nucleotide sequence CCGGGGCAGAACATTTTGAGCGCTTCGGGATCATTGCTGGTGTGCGGCCGGTTGTCAAGCAGCCCGGCATTGGCCAGGCCGAGGGTAGCCCCGCAGATTGCTGCAACAACCATCTCCTGCTCAAGGAGCGTGTCTACCATGTTGATAATCGACGCATGGGCGGGATCAAGCCAGGTGTCTGCGCCGGGCAGGAGCAGGAGATCTCCTTTTTTGGCCCTGATATTCTCAATGATGATATCCGGTGTCAACTTCAGTCCGCCCATCGTCGTTATCGTGTCCAGGGATTTTCCGCACAGGACGACATCGTACTTCAGCGACGCGTCTTTGAGGTACCTCCCGGAATGGAGTTCGCCAAGGGCATGGCCGGTTTCCCAGTCGGCAAGCGTATCAAGGATATAGAGATAGAGTGTCGGCATTTGGCATCACTACGCCATCAACACTTGGCAGGATGGGATATCAATTTTACTTCCCGAAATTACCGGCAATTTAAAAAAAGTGCTCTGTTGAAATCTGAAACTAAAAAGGGGTAGACCGACGACCGAAAAGATCTACGGTACAGTGGCTCTTTTGATCTATCAGCCCTCGCCGGGTGGTGCCTGCTCTTTCACTTCTTCAGGACCGATCCCCCCAGGTGGTTCGTACTTCGAAGGCCGGTGCGGAAGGATGGGGTGGTGGTTCAAGCGGATACCAGGCCGATCCGTCTCTCAGGCATCTTTATTCAGGATCCCGGCGAAACCTCCCTTCACGCATGGACGAATCTGTCTATAAATACGCCCTCCTCGGGCTCCTGGTGCTGTTTTTCTTAGTGAGGGGACCCTATGTCTACCGATCGCGGATCCGGAAGACAGCCGTGAAACGGAGCACTCCCGTCGATCGCATGCTCATGCTGCTCGCCACGGTGGGCATGGTCGGCCTGCCGCTCGTCTACTCCCTCACCGCCTTCCTGGACCCCTTCTCGATCGCACTGCCCGATAGCGTCCGCCTCGCCGGGGCGGCCGTTTACCTCGCCGCTCTGGCGCTCATGGTCATGGTGCTCCGCGAGCTCGGGGGGGACTGGTCCATGCAGGTGGAGCTCAAGGACAACCACCGGCTGGTCACCTCCGGCCCCTACCGCTATGTCCGCCACCCCATGTACACCGCCTTTACCCTGATGATGGCAGGCCAGCTCCTGCTCTCCGCCAACTGGTTGCTGGGCTTCTTCGGCATCGCCGCATGGACGCTCCTCTGCATCGTCCGCATCCCTCATGAAGAGGCGATGATGCTCGAGGAGTTCGGCGACGAGTACCGAACCTACGGCGAGGGAACCGGCCGGCTCGTGCCCAGATTCGGACAGGGGTGAGGGGCGGCGATAGGCCGGCACCTAATTTTTCATATGCATCGATAATCTATCGCATCATACTTCCGGATGGTTTCCAGCTCCAGCGCCATCCAGAGCTTCTTTTTCACCGGGTCGATGCGGGCCCGGTGGCCCTTCCCGTACTCCTGCCAGGCAAGGTAGGCTTTCGTATCCCCGGGTCTGGCCCCGCCACAACCCCAATACCTAATCCAGATTAGTACTAATCATGATTAGGGCCTTCGTCGACAGCGTGAAAGAGCGGCGGATATTGACGAAGAGCAGCAGAAACAGGCTGGCGGCTAATCATCTGTCCGGCCGGTGGTGCAGCGGGAAGACGAGGTTTACCGGGCCCATGCAGGGAAAATAAGAAACTATCTCCTTCTTTAAAGATTTCGCCCGATCCCGGATCCCTCACTCCCGCAAATATTTCCCGCCGACCGGGACGAACCGCTCCGGCTTCTGCACCGTCTCATACTGCCGGATATTCTCCAGCTCCAGCGCCATCCAGAGCTTTTTCTTTGCCGGGCCGGCACGTGAGCGGTGGCCCTTCCAGCGTTCCTGCCCTTCGAGATACTCTTTGGTCTCCTCGCGGGTCAAGAACACCGCATCGCCAAAGGTGTCGAAGAAAGAGAGCGGATTTTCGGAGAGCAGGATGAGCCGGATCGTGGCCTCGCCCGCATAGCCGGTATCCTCGTGCGACTGGTAAAAGACCAGCTTCATGCCGCGTTTGAGCTCTTTAAAGACCGTGGCCGGCTTGATGAAGACGGTCTTTCCTCCCTCGAAAAAGCGGGACATGTAGTGTTTCGGGACGGGGAAGGCGGCCCCGGTGATGGTGCTCATATTGTGATATCGCTATCAAGCGCTATTAAGATTGTACGTTAAGTTCACCCGCAATTCGCAATCGGAAAGGGCCGTTCATTGTAATATCGCTAAAAACCAGTTGGAAAGGACTATCTCTCGAAATACGATACAATAATCCGATAAAATGATTGAATGGATTATAATTCTTTTACTTGTCCTCGCCGTTTGCGTATTATTTTATAAGTATTCAAAGATTCAGGGCCAAATCGAACAGAGAGCGAGAGAAATATTCGAATCCTGGCGTACTCAGGAACGTGAAGACATCGATAAATGGAAACAAAATGAGCTTGAACGGCTCTCTGATGAAAAAGGGAAAATCCAGTTTGAAAACTGGAAAACAAATGAAGAAAAAAACATACGATCCGATGCAATAATGCGCAGTCAATCAGTTACCCGTGGAAAAGTCACGGAGTGCCTGATTCCTTTCTTCCCTGATTTTCCCTACAATCCGAAGGATGCACGGTTTTTAGGTACCCCTGTTGATCTCATTATCTTTGATGGGCTGTCGGATAGCGATGACGTAAAGGAAGTGGCATTTATAGAGATTAAAACAGGAAAGACCGCTAATTTAAGTAAACGAGAACGTGCGGTTAAAGAATGCATCAAAGACGGGCGTGTTCGGTATTATACGATCCACCAGTCATTTGATGGAAACGCCAATCAGCTCCTCGATATGGAAGTGAAATGATCTTTCTTTTATCAATCGATTTTTTTATTTGACTTTTGATTTTTCTCACCTGACTATTTCCCTTTCACCAAGCGGGCCTTTTCTTTAAATCCCCCTATCCTCAATCTTTCTCCGTGCGGGGGCCTGCCGGCCATCAACCACCATTTTCCGGCCGGCTGCACAATCCCGCACAGGAGAAATGTCAATGAACACGATACGAAACACCATCCCCGGCCAACGTCCCAGACCGGCCAGAACAACTGGGACCGAAGAACGAACAGTCAGAAAACCACCCCACCGAAGCGAGGCGAACACATGCAAAATCCGATAGACGGCAGCCCCGAAAATGAACCGTGCGCCAACACAAATCCATGCAGGACTGCCAACACCACTTCACCGCGAAAGGGGATAAGCCCAGCGGCGGGCCCGACGGTCCATACTCCCGAGCCGGTGCCGCTCTACCTTATTCCCCAGACGCTTTCGAAGGAGATCCACCGTTTCGGCGGGGCCATCTCCGAGATGCACATCCGGCGGAGCGGGAGCCACAACTACCGCATCACGATCACGGCAGCAAGCGGGCAGGGTGAAAAGCATGGAGCGTGAGCCCGGCACCCTCACCCTCGGCAGGCACGACGTGTTGCACATCGCCGTCAAGGCCGGGCACTACCAGATAGCCCACAGGGATGTGAGGAACCTCCTCTTTTACGGGAGGGTGGTTCCGCTGATCCAGGTCGGGCCCGCGGCAGACGACAAAACGGCCGACATTCCGATCGTCAT is from Methanoculleus sp. SDB and encodes:
- a CDS encoding glutamine amidotransferase produces the protein MPTLYLYILDTLADWETGHALGELHSGRYLKDASLKYDVVLCGKSLDTITTMGGLKLTPDIIIENIRAKKGDLLLLPGADTWLDPAHASIINMVDTLLEQEMVVAAICGATLGLANAGLLDNRPHTSNDPEALKMFCPGYKGEQFYRTEPTVTDGNLITATGLAPVEFACSIFRKLDVMNPATLDAWYGLFTSRKPEFFYALMASLPSQ
- a CDS encoding Holliday junction resolvase, with protein sequence MIEWIIILLLVLAVCVLFYKYSKIQGQIEQRAREIFESWRTQEREDIDKWKQNELERLSDEKGKIQFENWKTNEEKNIRSDAIMRSQSVTRGKVTECLIPFFPDFPYNPKDARFLGTPVDLIIFDGLSDSDDVKEVAFIEIKTGKTANLSKRERAVKECIKDGRVRYYTIHQSFDGNANQLLDMEVK